From Xanthocytophaga agilis, the proteins below share one genomic window:
- the crtD gene encoding 1-hydroxycarotenoid 3,4-desaturase CrtD, whose product MSRKTVAIIGSGIAGIATAIRLAAKGFRVTIFEANSSPGGKLSEFELEGYRFDAGPSLFTMPHFVEELFLIAGKNPADYIAYGKLPVICEYFYEDGTHIRAYSDPEKFAEEIEQKTGQSKKSVLSYLKQSAFKYEVTANLFLKRSLHKLSTWLNLDAIRGYWNLPKLDVFQTLNEVNERHFQDPRVVQLFNRYATYNGSNPYETPGIMHIIPHLEYNVGAFFPAKGMYNITQSLVRLAEDMGVLFCYNTRINEIVVLNNKAVGVRPNKIDGRPAPTYESFDVVVSNMDIVNTYRKLLPHVAAPTRILEQPKSSSALIFYWGITRSFFELDLHNIFFSKDYQHEFDCLFHKQTISNDPTIYINITSKYKPDDAPSGCENWFTMINVPNNSGQDWDGLIDEARRNIILKLSRILKTDISKLIACEYIQDPRTIEARTSSSQGALYGISSNNRYAAFLRHDNKSSKVKNLYFVGGSVHPGGGIPLSLLSAKIAAGMVKEPI is encoded by the coding sequence ATGAGCCGAAAAACAGTAGCCATTATTGGAAGCGGAATTGCAGGCATTGCCACCGCAATCCGATTAGCCGCCAAAGGATTTAGAGTCACTATATTTGAAGCGAATAGTTCTCCAGGTGGTAAACTATCTGAGTTTGAACTGGAAGGCTATCGTTTTGATGCTGGCCCTTCTTTATTTACAATGCCTCATTTTGTAGAAGAGTTGTTCCTAATTGCAGGTAAAAACCCCGCTGATTATATTGCTTATGGTAAACTTCCTGTTATCTGTGAATATTTTTATGAAGATGGTACTCATATACGAGCCTATTCCGATCCTGAAAAGTTTGCAGAAGAAATTGAACAGAAAACGGGACAATCCAAGAAAAGTGTCTTGTCTTATCTAAAACAAAGTGCCTTTAAATACGAAGTAACTGCGAATCTGTTTTTAAAACGATCTCTGCACAAATTATCTACCTGGTTAAATCTGGATGCGATCAGAGGGTACTGGAATCTTCCAAAACTAGATGTATTTCAAACATTAAATGAAGTAAACGAACGCCATTTCCAAGATCCACGTGTTGTGCAGCTTTTTAACAGGTATGCCACTTATAATGGATCTAATCCCTATGAGACTCCCGGAATAATGCATATTATTCCTCACCTGGAATATAATGTTGGCGCTTTCTTTCCAGCCAAAGGGATGTATAATATCACGCAAAGTCTCGTTCGTCTGGCTGAAGATATGGGAGTACTATTTTGCTATAATACCCGCATTAATGAAATTGTTGTGTTAAATAACAAGGCAGTAGGAGTACGTCCTAATAAAATTGATGGTCGGCCAGCACCAACCTATGAATCGTTTGATGTAGTAGTCAGCAATATGGATATTGTAAATACATATCGTAAGCTACTCCCTCATGTTGCAGCACCTACCCGCATATTAGAACAACCTAAATCGAGTTCAGCCTTAATATTTTATTGGGGTATTACCAGATCTTTTTTCGAACTGGACCTGCATAATATATTTTTTAGTAAAGACTATCAGCATGAATTTGATTGTTTGTTTCATAAGCAAACCATTTCCAATGATCCAACCATCTACATCAATATTACTTCCAAGTACAAACCTGATGATGCTCCTTCCGGATGCGAAAACTGGTTTACAATGATTAATGTCCCTAATAATTCCGGTCAGGACTGGGATGGTCTGATAGATGAAGCCCGTCGAAATATTATACTCAAGCTAAGCAGGATTCTGAAAACAGACATAAGTAAACTTATAGCCTGTGAATACATTCAGGACCCCAGAACTATAGAAGCACGAACATCATCCAGTCAGGGTGCCTTATATGGTATTAGTTCCAATAACCGTTATGCTGCATTCCTTCGACACGATAATAAATCTTCTAAGGTAAAGAATTTGTACTTTGTTGGAGGCAGTGTACACCCCGGAGGCGGTATACCCTTATCTCTTCTTTCTGCCAAAATTGCAGCTGGCATGGTTAAGGAACCTATATAG
- the rplU gene encoding 50S ribosomal protein L21 produces the protein MYAIVEIAGQQIKVEKDRFVYVNRLDGEAGADLTFDKVLLVDNGGDVSVGVPTVSGASVSAKILEHVKGEKVIIFKKKRRKGYRKKNGHRQQYTKIMINGISL, from the coding sequence ATGTACGCAATTGTAGAAATCGCAGGTCAGCAAATCAAAGTTGAAAAAGATCGGTTCGTCTATGTTAACAGACTAGATGGAGAAGCCGGCGCTGACTTGACATTTGACAAGGTATTGCTTGTCGATAACGGCGGAGATGTGTCAGTAGGAGTACCGACAGTATCAGGAGCCTCTGTTTCAGCTAAAATTCTGGAACATGTAAAAGGAGAAAAAGTGATTATTTTCAAAAAGAAACGCCGTAAAGGATATCGTAAGAAAAACGGTCACCGTCAGCAATATACCAAGATCATGATCAATGGTATTTCCTTATAA
- the rpmA gene encoding 50S ribosomal protein L27 produces the protein MAHKKGAGSSKNGRESHSKRLGVKKFGGQVVKAGNIIVRQRGTQHHPDVNVGIGKDHTLFALVDGRVTFRKGFKGRSFVSVEPAEVVAVAAE, from the coding sequence ATGGCACACAAGAAAGGGGCCGGTAGTTCCAAAAACGGTCGCGAATCGCATAGCAAACGCCTGGGTGTGAAAAAATTTGGCGGCCAGGTAGTAAAAGCTGGTAACATCATTGTTCGTCAGCGTGGAACTCAACACCACCCTGATGTGAATGTAGGTATCGGCAAAGACCATACATTATTTGCACTAGTAGACGGTCGCGTTACATTCAGAAAAGGCTTTAAAGGACGTTCTTTCGTTTCTGTTGAGCCTGCTGAAGTAGTTGCCGTAGCAGCTGAGTAA
- a CDS encoding NifU family protein, translating to MLSRYVNIYTEANPNPNSLKFVVNFMLVPEGVSFDFPDAKSAAESPLATELFNFPFVRRVFFMSNFITITKDEETEWNSVIPDMKQFLKEYLEANKPVLESEKAKTSHIIFNDDDPEIVKKIKHLLDEYVRPAVESDGGAITFHSYDDGIVKLLLQGSCSGCPSSTLTLKSGIENLLKRMLPEIREVVAEGA from the coding sequence ATGCTTTCCAGATATGTAAATATTTACACAGAGGCAAACCCTAATCCCAATTCTCTGAAATTTGTAGTTAATTTTATGCTTGTGCCTGAAGGCGTTAGTTTTGACTTTCCGGATGCTAAATCTGCTGCAGAGTCTCCATTAGCGACTGAGCTTTTCAACTTTCCGTTTGTTAGAAGAGTATTTTTTATGAGTAATTTTATCACTATCACCAAGGATGAAGAGACAGAATGGAATAGCGTAATTCCAGATATGAAGCAATTTTTAAAAGAATACTTAGAAGCCAACAAGCCTGTACTTGAAAGCGAAAAAGCAAAAACCAGCCATATTATATTTAATGATGATGATCCTGAGATCGTGAAAAAAATCAAACATTTACTGGATGAATATGTACGTCCGGCAGTCGAATCTGATGGCGGGGCTATCACTTTTCACTCATATGATGATGGAATTGTAAAGCTTTTGTTGCAAGGTTCTTGTAGCGGATGCCCATCTTCTACTCTTACGTTAAAATCCGGGATAGAAAATTTACTTAAACGTATGCTCCCTGAAATTAGAGAGGTAGTAGCTGAAGGCGCATAA